The Deltaproteobacteria bacterium region CAAACAGCCGACAAAACTTCAAGAAAACCACCCAAGACTGAATTGTTACCATGAAAAAACCCAAGATAATTATTGTCGGCGGCGGAATTGCGGGGCTTATGGCCGCCATCAGAATTGCCGAGAGGGGGTTTCCGGTCCGGATTTTTTCCCCCATTCCGGTCAGGCGTGCGGGATCGGGCTTAAGCCACGAGGGAATCAACGCGGCGGTGAACAGCAAGGGGGATGGCGATTCGCCGGAAGTCCACTTTGAAGAGACCGTCACCGCCGGGGGCTTTTTGGCCAACCAGGAGCCTCTGCGTCAGATGTGCTTTAAGGGGCCGGAGATTGTCTCGTTATTCGATCGGATGGGGGTGCCGTTCAACCGGACGCCGGAGGGATGGATCGATTTTCGCCGTGTAGGAGAAGGAAAATATCACCGGACGGCATTCGCGGCCGGAGCCACCGGCAGTGCCGGAGCCACTGGCGGGGCCAGCGCCACCGGCCGGCAACTTCTTTACGCCCTCGATGAGCAGGCGCGCCGTTATGAATCCGAAGGGCTGATTGAAAAATTCGAGGGGTGGGAATTTTTATCCATCGTCAAGGATGGTTGGGATATCTGCCGGGGGATTGTCGCCATCCACCTATCCGGCATGGAGATCAAGGCCTTCCCCGCGAATGCCGTGATTGTTGCTACCGGCGGGCCGCTGGGGATTTTTGCCAACACGGCAGGATCGGCTTTGGACTGCGGCGCCTACGCCTCCTCTCTCTACCAGCAGGGGGCCTGGTACGCAAACGGCGAGTTCATTCAAACGCATCCCACCGCCATCCCGGGCCGGGACAAATTCCGTCCCATTCCCGAATCGGCCCGGTTTGAGGGGGGGCGTTTCTTTGTCCCCCGCGACGGACAGCCGTTTTATTTCATGGAGGAGTGGCATTCCGCCCATGGAAATTCGGCCCCGCGAGATCTTTTATGTCGTTCCATTCATAAGGTAGTTTATGAGATGGGGCTTGGGCCAAAGGGGGAGAGGGCGGTTTATCTTGACCTCACCTACCTTCCCCGGGAAATTTTTGAAAAGAAACTCAAAGGGGTCGTTGAATATTGCAAGAAATTCGCCGGGCGCGACCCCAGAGAGGTTCCGATAAAAATTTTTCCCGCCGTCTGCACCTCGATGGGGGGGCTGTGGGTGGATGACGACCAGATGTCCAACATTCCCGGCCTCTTTTCCGCCGGGGAGTGCGATTACCAGTATCACGGGGCCGAAGCCCTTGAAGGCAACACCCTCTTGTCCGCCGGTTATGGGGGGATGAAGACGGGGGATGCGGTTGTCACGTATGTCGAAGGGCTTGAAGCGGGGGCCGATTCGGTTGATGCCCCCGTTTTTTCCGCGGAGGCGAAGAGGCAGTGGGCGATCAATCAGGAGATTCTCGACCGCACCGGGAATGAAAATGCGCATCAGATCCGCCGGGAGCTGGGAGAATGGATGCGGGAGAATGTTTCCATCGTCCGAACCAACGATCGGCTCAAAAAAACCGATGAAAAGATCCGCGAGCTTTTGCAGAGGTTGCAAAAGGCGCCGCCCGCCGACCGGAGTTCCTGGATGAACCCCGAATTGATTTTTTCGCGCCGTCTTTACAACATGCTGGAACTAGCCCGCGTCATCACCTTAAGCGCCTTCCTTCGCAACGAATCGCGCGGTGCCCATTACAAGCCGGAATTTCCCGAACGGGATGACCGGAATTATTTAAAGACGACAAAGGCAAGCTGGTCCGCCTCGGGCGGAGGGCCGAAGATCGAATATGAGGATGTGATGCTCAAGTATTTGAAACCGAAGGCCAGACTGTTGGATGCTGTGAGGAAGGCGGGATGATGAATAAAATCTATCTCAAAATCAGGCGGCGGGACCGCCCCGAGGCCGATTCGTATTGGGAGGATTTTCAAGTTGTTGCGGAACCGGGCATGAATGTGATTGCGGGTCTCATGGAAATTCAAAAAAATCCGGTGAACGCGAGAGGGGAGGGAACCACCCCGGTTGTCTGGGAGGAAGGCTGTCTGGAGGAGGGGTGCGGATCGTGCACGATGATCATCAACGGGGAGGTCCGCCCCGCCTGTTCGGCGTTGCTCGGGGCTTTAAGCCAGCCGGTCCGGATTGAGCCGCTTTCCAAATTTCCCGTTGTCCGCGATCTGGTTGTCGACCGGTCCAAAATGTTTGAGGCGCTCAAAAAAGTAAAGGGGTGGATTCCGATCGACGGCACCCATAGCATGGGTGCCGCTCCTGCAGTCCGATTCTCCGGGGCCGATCGGCTAAAGCTCTTCGAGCTGGCGCAATGCACCTCCTGCGGCGCCTGCCTGGAGGTCTGTCCCCAGTATCACGAAAAATCGCCGTTCATCGGCGCCGCCGCAATCAGTCAGGTGCGGCGGTTCGACGGGCATCCCACCGGAGCGATGCAGAAGGGGGTGAGGTTGGAGGCTTTGATGGGGGAGGGGGGGTTGGATGACTGCGGCAACGCGCAAAATTGCGTGAAGGCCTGTCCGGTGGACATTCCGCTCACCGAGTCGATCGCCGAGATGGGGAGGGAGGTGACGAGATATGCCTTCGGAAAATTATTTGGTATGTAGGGGCGCACGGCCGTGCGCCCCTACAGGATTTTATCCAACTCCCCCTTCTGCTCCAACCCCACCAATTCCTGATATCCTCCAATCGGTTTGTCATCAATAAAAATCTGTGGCACCGTTTTTTGTCCCGTTGTCTCCCGCAACCATTTTCTCTTTTCTTCGTCCCCTTCCACGTTGATCTCCCCGAATTTTACCTTCTTGTTTTTGAACAAAGCCTTCGCGGCCCTGCAGTAGGGGCAATAGGTGGTGGTGTAGATGGTGATTTTGGGCATCGGTGTTATTAAATCCCCCCTGCCCCCCCTTTGTCAAAGGGGGGATGTGGGGGGATTTTATCCAGTTGCGAATTGATTCCTGTCCCGTTATATCTTTTTGTCATGTCCATTGGCCTCACTATTGCCTTAACGGCCATCGGCGCCTCTCTCTTGGCATGCGTACTCTATTTTCTCTTTCACACCTTTCAACAAAGAGTCGACGCCCTCCAAAATCAGCTCCGGATCAGCCTCGACGGAAACACGCAGATTCTTCAACAGCAGGTGGCCCTTCTGACCAAACAGCTGGACGAGCGGCTCAATCAAACCGCCCAGATCAGTCAGGAGGCCAACAAACAGATCGGCCAGAGGCTCGACAACGCGGCGAAGGTCTTTGGCGACCTGCAGAACAAGCTGGGCAAGCTCGATGAGGCCAATCAGAAAATTTATAATGTTGGCAAGGACATCAGTTCGCTTCAGGAGATTTTAAAAAGACCCAAGGCCAGGGGGAGTCTGGGCGAATTTTTCCTCGCCGATCTTCTGGCCGAAATGCTCCCGCGTGACCGTTTCGATCTTCAATACCGGTTCAAGAGCAACGAGCAGGTCGATGCCGTCGTCCGGATCGGCGACAGGTTGCTACCGATCGACTCGAAATTTCCCCTCGAAAATTTCAGCCGCCTCGTTCTGGCTCCGACCGACGAGGAGCGGATCGCGCTTAAAAAACAGTTTATCGCCGATGTCAAAAAGCATGTCGACGCCATCGCCCGGAAATACATCCTTCCCGAGGAGGGAACGTTTGATTTTGCGTTCATGTACATTCCCGCGGAGAATGTATTTTATGAAGTCATCATCCGGGATGACGATTTGGGGGAGGCGCAATCGCTTCAGGAATATTCCCAGAAAAAAAGGGTGATCGCCGTTTCGCCCAACAGTTTCTACGCCTATCTCGGCGCGCTCATGTATGCGCTTCGCGGCGAGCGGATGCAGAAAAATGTCCACGAGATTATCGCGCAGATCCGGCACTTGGCCGTCGACATCATCAAATTCCGGGAGGATTTCGACAAGATCGGCCATCATCTGACCAATGTGCGGGGAAGCTATGAAGCCTCTGAAAAGAGATTGAACCGGTATCAGGAGCGGTTGGAGAAGGTGCATGAGACGGAGACTTTGCTTGAGGAGCAAAGACCGGTAAAGCTGGTTCAATCATGAAAAAGGCCTTCCACATCTACACCGTCTCCGACGCCACCGGCGAGCTGGCCAATAATCTGGCCGTCTCGGCCATCGGCCAGTTTCCGCAGGTTAAAGTGAAAATCGTCCGGCGTCCCCGCATTACGACGGAGAGGGACATCCGCCGCGTGACGGCCGAGGCCAAAAAGGTCCGCGGGGTCATTTTGTTCACGATGGTTTCGCATGATGTCCGCCGCCGGGTCCTCTCCGAGGCAAAAAAAGAGGGGGTGGTGGCGATGGACATCATGGGCCCGGTGCTCGACATGCTCTCCCATTATTTTCACACGCTCCCCTCCGACGAACCGGGGCTCCAGTACAAGGTGACCCGCGATTATTACAAGAGAACCGAGGCGGTCGATTTTGCCGTCCGCCACGACGACGGCCTCGGTTTGGAAAGCCTGCACGAGGCGGATATCGTCATTCTCGGCATCTCCCGCACCTCCAAGACGCCGCTCTCCATTTATCTCGCCTTTCAGGGCTACCGGTGCGCCAACATCCCCATTGTGAAGGGGATCCCTCTGCCCAGTCGGGTCTTCGATATCGATCCCGGAAAACGGGTGGGGCTGATCATTTCGCCCGACAAGCTGGCGGGGATGCGTTCCACCCGCCTCAAAAAAATGGGACGGCCGGAGACGGAACACTACGCCCAGATGGAACATATTTCCGAGGAGTTGAACTATGCCCGCGAAATTTTTCGCGCGCTGGGTGAAATTCCGGTCATCGATGTCACGGGCAAGGCCATCGAGGAGACAGCGGCGGAGATACTGCACGAATTGAAATTGTGACCCCTCACCCTGGCCCTCTCCCCCAAGGGGAGAGGGGAAGATATCCATTTTATAAATCGAAGAAGTCGAGCGGGATGACCGTTACTTGAGTGACGCCGTGGACATAGTGCTGACATGTGATGATGTTTTCAAGGTCCGAGGCGACCGGCTTAAAATGCGGTTCCCCAAAAGTCAGCTGGGTCTCCACCTGCGGTTCAGAGAGATTGACGGCAAAAAGTTGCGTCCCTTCCGGAAGCTCCTTGTCATAAATGACCATGTCATTGGTTATCGGGATTGTGGGGGATTTATTGGCATAGTCGGGATCGGCGGTTAAGGCTATGTCGATCCGCGTCGCCAGATCGTAGTGATGGATCTGCCGGACCCCTCCCAGCTCGTCAATCAGGTAGGCAAATCCCGAATCGTCCCGGAGCATGCGGGGCTTGCGAAACGGACGCCCTGTTTCAAAAAGCACGGTTGGGTTCACCATGGTGGCGGTATCAAACCGATAGGCCCGGTTCAGGTCTTCCTCTTCGACAAAGACGATGGCAAACGACGAGTCGTAGGAACAGGCGGCCGAAAGGATGGTGGCGTTTGCAATTGAATGCCCCATTCCCGTGCCCAATACGCCCGTTTCGCTCAAATACCGCCGGATGACAAAGGCCTCTCCGCTTCCCCTTTTTTCAAACTGGATGATGGTATTGTCGTCCTTGCAGACCATAACTTCGCGGCCAAGCACCTGGCCGTGGACCGCATCGCCGGTTAAAGACTCGACGATGAAATCGGTTCCCGTATCCGGGAAAAATTCGTGGACCATCAGGTTGTCCGCCACATACACAAAAGCGCTCCCGTCGGAGAACCACTGCTGGCTGTTGAAGATTGTCACCGTGGAGTCAACAGCAAGTTTTAAAGGGAGTCCCCCCTCTGTATTGATGATTCCCATCGTTTGATTGCCGTTCCCATCGACGGTGGTAAAAGTCGTCTGCCCCGCGTGGCCGAAGTTGGGGTCCGGGTTGGGGGCAAAATCGACCTCCTCGTCGATGGCGTCGGCAATGTTGGTGATCGGGTTGGAAAAGGAGGTGCCGAAGCTGGTGGCCTGCTGAATCGTGATAAAAATCGGGGCGCTCCCTTCGTCATTTAAAAAAGTCTGAACCGCGAAGGTGTCTCCCTCGTCGCCGATAGAACTCACATCGATGTCGCCGCCGCCGTTTGCGTCCGCCACAATCGTCACGGTTTTGGATGTGTCAGCGGTGTTGGCGGCGATGACGGCGGTGTCCGGCTCGGTAGCGAAGTCGTGCAGTCTGATGATAAGCCTTCCGGTCGTTGCATGTTTGGGTCTGACCAGCGTCGCTCCCCCCCCGCCGATCCGGTTGATCCCCTCGATCAGGGTGGCATCGACCGGTTCCATCCCCTTGGCGATGGAGACAGGGATGTCAACCGGTCCGTCCGAAAATTCCCCTCCGCTCCCTTCTTCTTCAGCGGTCGAGTCATCGTCCGTGACGCTCCCGCCGAAGGTACTCCCGTTAAAACCGCTGAAGGGGGAGCAGGAACCGAGCCCCCCAAAGCCGCCGGACCCCGGGGCCGCCATCGAATTTTCATCGGCCCCCAGACTGTAAAACGACCCGGCCAGGTTGAGGCAGAGGAGGATTGCCAGCAGAAGGGCCAATCGGACCGATCGGGCGGACAGGCGCCTGAAAATGAAAAGCCCCAAAACAAAAATCGCCATGACAACACCGCCTGCCATCCCCTCGCCGTTTTGCGCAAGCGAGCATCCCCCTCCCCCCCCGACCGAATTTACCACGCCGGTAATCGTCACCGTTTTCGGCTCGCTGATGAGCGTGCTGTCGGTGGTTCCATCGGAGGCGGTGCAAAGGAGGCTTAAGCCGGTCGATCCTTTCAGCAGTTTGACATACGAGGTCGATGTTGCAGAGGGGTCCTCCACCACCAGATCGTCTTCATCCTCGGAGTACCAGAGCGCGGAAAGTTCAACCCCTTCAACACTGCTGGCACAGGCGCCGGTGAGCGAATAACTCGTTTCGCCTCCGGAAAACACCTCTTCGGTGTAATCGGCAATCTCGGCGGTGACGTCGGTCAGGGAGGCATCCTCGTCGATCAGGAAACTCATCGTATCCCCTGTTTCGGTTTCCTCCTCGCTTTCGTCCGCCTCAAGGGCCAAAAGCGCCGTCTCATCCGCCTCAAGCGATTCGGTTCCGGGGTTGGAGAAGGGGGTTATCGATCCGTCCTTTCCCACGGCGCTGACCTCAAAAGAGATCGTTTCGCCGTTTTCATCCGGGACATCGAAACAACAGATGGGGCCGGTGCATTCCACATCCACCGCCAGCCCTTCCACCTGTTCCACAAGACATTCACTGATGCCTGTTTTTGGGACCCCGCAATAGAAACAGGCCCTTGAACCGGGGAGGACCGCCTGTCCGGCAGAGCTGAAAACCGCTGTTTCCGTCAAACCACCGGCCGTGTCTCCCGTACCTTCGGCGGCAACAACGGTGACGACTCCTTTTGCCTTGGGGGACGGACAGCCGATGGATGTCTCGCCATATTTTTCTCTCGCCGGTTTGGCCGAGACGCCGACCCCAATCTGGTAGGTACCGGCCACCGGAGGGATAAAGGTGGCGCTGTTTCCGGTGCTGTTCAAAAAACGCCCCTCGGCAGGTCCGTCGATCTGTCCCCATCGAAACGCCGGCGTAACCAGCTTGAAACGGGTTTGCGCCGTGGCGCTCAAAACAACCGGCGTTCCGGCGGTTGCCTCGTAGGTCTCTTTTTCCATCGTGACGCCGAGATCGATTTTTGTCGGGAAAACGGCAAGCCGCGTCGTCTCGGTGGTTGGTTGCATGAGGACCATCACGTCCTTGTTACCGCAGGCATCGATATTATAAAGGGCGATATCCCTGACGAACCCGCCGATTTCCATCGATTGAACCGGTGAAAATTCCGGCCCGCCGGTCGGCGATCCGTGGCGGTTAAACGCGTAATAAACGCGGTTTTTTTCTCCCGGCGGCGACAGGCCTTCGCCGAAGACGACATCCGGCCTCAAGTCAAAATTGATATCCCCCACGGCCAGACCGTGCGGTCGGGTTACGGCCGGGAAGTTGGTCCGTGTCAACAGAGGCCCCGGACTTAAGGTGTTATTCGGTTCGTTGTAAAGAATTTGCACCCCCGGACTCATCGGCCCCTCCAGCAGAACCGCCAAATCGGGGCGGCCGTCCAAATCGAAATCGCCTGCCCTGATGGCCGAGGGATTGGTGTGGTCGGGCAACAGATAATCGACCTTGCCGATATCAAAGTCTTTCCGGTCGCCGGTTCCATCCCCCTCGCCATAGACAAGAAAGACGCGTCCTTGCCCGGAAGAACCGACGCGGAGGAGGAGCGCCATATCGGCGGAACGGTCCTGATCGAAATCGGCAACGGCCAGCGTGCCGAGATCGAATGACGGAGGTCCCGAACCGGCCCCCCATGTCTTTGCAAGGGTTCTTGGTGAAGAAAAAAAACTGCCGTTCAATTTCGAAAGGAAAGTGACAATTTTAACCACTGTTTGATCGGGCCCTGTCGCGGAGAGGACGAGAGTTAAATCGCCAAGGCCGTCTTCGTTGAGATCCTTGTAAAGAACACTGTCGCCCCCCAGCGGACGCATATTGCCGCCGCTTTCCGTGCCCCCGAAGGACGACGAGGGGCCCTTGCCGCCCAACCCGTCGCTACCTAACACCTTCAAAATGACCGCAAAGACGGGATCCTCCGGATTGTTGTAATTGACGATCAGACGGTCGGGAAAGACGTCGCTGTCGAAGTGGCCGACAATCCCGTTGGTTAAAAGCGAGTCAAGGACAATATCGGTATCGAAGGCCGGTTCCCCTTTTTTTAGTGTGTTGGTGGTTTTGCCGTTTTCGTGGAGCGTCGGTCCGGATGGCAAAGTAATGCCGGTAGCGGTTTGCCCCGTGGCGCCCGGGTCGGCAGGCCAGTCGGACACGGAGGCGTAACAGATGGAATCGGGGGTGAGGAGGGTTTTTCCGCCCTTGGTGCGGGGACGCTGGACAGGGGCGCAATCGAATGTGGCCATCCACTTGGGGAGATCGATGCCATAAGGGGTGAGAAAATCACCGGGAGAGGTTGTTACCCCCTCCGCCCACACACGTCCGCTTTCCATCCCTTCCCCCAAGGCGAGGAAAAGGAGGATGAATAATATCTTCCTCACGATATTTTTATTATAGCCCTGTTTCTCCTCTTCTGCCATAAGGAACCTCGCGTTTTCTCCTTTTTAGTAAGCAATATTCAGGCCAAATGTTTTTTTTCACGGGCTAAATTTTTATCCTTTATTTTCAATAGGTTAATAAATTATCCGGGCCTCTTTTTTGGGCAGGGAGGGGGAAAGGGGGTAAAAAACGTCAAAAAAATGGCAACCCCTTTTTCAAAATGAGAAAATTGAAAAAAATCAGACAATCACGGTCAGCGGATTTGGGGAATTTCTGATGGAAATCCGGTCGCCATAGCGGAGCGGACAGACCAGCTGAAGGCCGTCGATATAAAGCGCCGCGTGGAGCATCAAATTGATAAACCGGATGGAGCGGCCCGGCGAAATCATCCCGCCGGTGATCCGGTAAGGGGGATGACGCCCCCGATAGGGTTCGCGGACCAGAAACTGCATCTGTGGGGAAAAAAGAGGCATGATCTTTCCCCCCGCCGCGTGGATGGCGGCGGTGGAGCCGGAAGAGGTGGAAATCCAGACGCCGGAGCTTTTCTGTTCCTCTTTTTTGCCCCCCACCGCGATCGTATATCGGCTGGTTCCTCCCGGTTGCGTGTTGCAGAACAAAACGTCGTTTAACGCCAGGTGTCTCAAATTTTTTCCGTTCACCCGGATCTCCAGACGGTTGAGCCGTCGCGTCCGGCCACCCCCTTCCAGAATCCCCTTTAATTTTTTGGGGAATTCCTCAAGCGTCATGGAGCAGAGGGCGCCCACGCTGGAGGCCGGGTTGGAATTGACCCCCAACATCAACTGCCGCCCCGCGGCTGGCCGCCCCACGCCGTGCGACCGGGTGACCCGGTGCGCCCGGGTGACCCGGTGCGAAGCGCGCAGAAAGGTGCCGTCGCCGCCGACGGTGATGACGAGGTCGTATCGATTTAGCGGGGGGAGTTTATGTCTGGAGGTGGCGGTAAAGCGAATGCCATGTTTTTTGAGTTCTTCCCTGATTTTTTGGATCGTGCGCGAATGGGCGACATGCTCCTTGTAGAGGCGCCTGGCCAGAGGGTGTCGGCGGTGAAGGGAGATTTTTTTCTGGAAGAGCGACCGCTTGAAGACGAGAAAGACTTTTTTGATCCCGCGTTGTTTTTTGTGCATAAGCCAGTTAAATTCAAAATGCAAAATGAAAAATTCAAAGCCATAATTCAAAACTAAAAATTTTTAAAACGTTTTGAATTTTTTATTTTTTGTATCATGGGTATGCACTTGACGCTCGTAATGGCATTTTTACTCTTTCTTGTCATTCCCGCGAAAGCGGGAATCCAGTCTTTTCAACCAGTTCTGGATTCCTGCCTTCGCAGGAATGACTGAAGGGGAGTCAAATGCATACCCATGTTTTGTATAACCCGTTCTTCTCAATATACTCCACCACCTCCGGCGCCAGGTATTTTGTAACCGGTTTTCCCGCCTTAATCAATTCACGAATCCGACTGCTGGATATGTCCATGAAAGGGGAATTTTCAAATCCCGGTCGCGGAACAAAAAGGAACGCCGCCTCGCGTTTTAGCGCCTCCGGATCTTTCCATTCTGCCATCTCTTCCCGGCAGTCGCTTCCGACCACAACGGCGAATTGACAATCGGGATTTTTCTTCTTAAGGGCGCGAAGGGTGTTGATCATGTAGGATGGCCTTGCCTTCAGTTCTTTTTCAATATCCGAAATTTTCACCTTTGGCCCCAAGCCGGCAAAGTCAAGTTCGCACATCCGTCTGCGATGGGGGTAAGAGGCCAGCTCTTTTTGAAACGGATGGTCAAAGGTCGGTACGATCCAGACCGCATCAAAATCAGGGAGGTCCTTGAGATATTCTACCACCTGACGGTGAGCCAGATGGGGGGGGTTAAACGAGCCGCCAAAGAGGGCGATTTTGACTTGGGGCCCTTTCGGCCCGTTTGTTGCTACTCGCGTCATATATTTCGGGCCTCAAATGGCCCCAAACCCCGCGCTCGCCACTGGCAAAGCCAGCTGGCTCGCTTTTAAAATTTTAATAATTTCAACAGGTTATTAACAATAAAAAAACACGCAACTTTTTTATAAATCTGCCGATAACTATATTGGATATGAAGAAAGCCTTTCTTATCATTTTCTTTGTCCTTTATCACTTCCTAATTCCCTTCGTCTTTGCGAAGTGCGCGGGGGAGGACCTCCCCTACGATCGGCTCTCGGAGGATGAGTCATCCGATGAAATCGACGCAACCGCGGATGAAAGCGACGATTGCGACTGCGAGGGGATACTCACAACGGACTGCGTGGATTTTTGTCAGGATGAAATCGACGCCGAGGACGAGTCTGACACATCTGACGAATCCGACACGTCCGACGAATCTGACGCGTCCGACTAAAACTACCGCACATCGGTTGGCCGATTATACGGCTCCGGCCGGGCCTGCGGTTCCGGCCACTGTCCGGTTGCTTAGGCGATTATAAAGAAACATCAGAGACAGTCCGATGAAAATCCAGACGATGGTGCGGAGGCGCCGGACCAGTTGGATCGCCACCCCTGCAATGGGGTTTAAGCCCAGCAGATGAAGGAGAATGCCGTAGGCCCCTTCCATGACCCCCATGCTTCCCGGAATAAAAACGAAGACGATGTTCACCAGGACGGTCAAGGTGGCCAGATAAAGCGCCCCCAGGAGGGGAAGGGGGATCGACATGAAATGGGCCACGAGGTAGATTTCCGCCACGCCGCAGAGCCTTCCAGTGAGATGACAGGCCAGAACCGTGTAGAAGCGCCGCGGGTTGTGATGATAAAAATGGGAGATTCTCCCGTCGATTTCCTCAATCGGCTTCAGGAATTTTTCGGCCCTTAATTTCCTGAAACCAAACCGCGAGACGGCGCGCGTCAAAAAATCGAAGATTCCTTTCT contains the following coding sequences:
- the sdhA gene encoding succinate dehydrogenase (quinone) flavoprotein subunit → MKKPKIIIVGGGIAGLMAAIRIAERGFPVRIFSPIPVRRAGSGLSHEGINAAVNSKGDGDSPEVHFEETVTAGGFLANQEPLRQMCFKGPEIVSLFDRMGVPFNRTPEGWIDFRRVGEGKYHRTAFAAGATGSAGATGGASATGRQLLYALDEQARRYESEGLIEKFEGWEFLSIVKDGWDICRGIVAIHLSGMEIKAFPANAVIVATGGPLGIFANTAGSALDCGAYASSLYQQGAWYANGEFIQTHPTAIPGRDKFRPIPESARFEGGRFFVPRDGQPFYFMEEWHSAHGNSAPRDLLCRSIHKVVYEMGLGPKGERAVYLDLTYLPREIFEKKLKGVVEYCKKFAGRDPREVPIKIFPAVCTSMGGLWVDDDQMSNIPGLFSAGECDYQYHGAEALEGNTLLSAGYGGMKTGDAVVTYVEGLEAGADSVDAPVFSAEAKRQWAINQEILDRTGNENAHQIRRELGEWMRENVSIVRTNDRLKKTDEKIRELLQRLQKAPPADRSSWMNPELIFSRRLYNMLELARVITLSAFLRNESRGAHYKPEFPERDDRNYLKTTKASWSASGGGPKIEYEDVMLKYLKPKARLLDAVRKAG
- the sdhB gene encoding succinate dehydrogenase iron-sulfur subunit: MMNKIYLKIRRRDRPEADSYWEDFQVVAEPGMNVIAGLMEIQKNPVNARGEGTTPVVWEEGCLEEGCGSCTMIINGEVRPACSALLGALSQPVRIEPLSKFPVVRDLVVDRSKMFEALKKVKGWIPIDGTHSMGAAPAVRFSGADRLKLFELAQCTSCGACLEVCPQYHEKSPFIGAAAISQVRRFDGHPTGAMQKGVRLEALMGEGGLDDCGNAQNCVKACPVDIPLTESIAEMGREVTRYAFGKLFGM
- the grxC gene encoding glutaredoxin 3 yields the protein MPKITIYTTTYCPYCRAAKALFKNKKVKFGEINVEGDEEKRKWLRETTGQKTVPQIFIDDKPIGGYQELVGLEQKGELDKIL
- a CDS encoding DNA recombination protein RmuC, coding for MSIGLTIALTAIGASLLACVLYFLFHTFQQRVDALQNQLRISLDGNTQILQQQVALLTKQLDERLNQTAQISQEANKQIGQRLDNAAKVFGDLQNKLGKLDEANQKIYNVGKDISSLQEILKRPKARGSLGEFFLADLLAEMLPRDRFDLQYRFKSNEQVDAVVRIGDRLLPIDSKFPLENFSRLVLAPTDEERIALKKQFIADVKKHVDAIARKYILPEEGTFDFAFMYIPAENVFYEVIIRDDDLGEAQSLQEYSQKKRVIAVSPNSFYAYLGALMYALRGERMQKNVHEIIAQIRHLAVDIIKFREDFDKIGHHLTNVRGSYEASEKRLNRYQERLEKVHETETLLEEQRPVKLVQS
- a CDS encoding kinase/pyrophosphorylase translates to MKKAFHIYTVSDATGELANNLAVSAIGQFPQVKVKIVRRPRITTERDIRRVTAEAKKVRGVILFTMVSHDVRRRVLSEAKKEGVVAMDIMGPVLDMLSHYFHTLPSDEPGLQYKVTRDYYKRTEAVDFAVRHDDGLGLESLHEADIVILGISRTSKTPLSIYLAFQGYRCANIPIVKGIPLPSRVFDIDPGKRVGLIISPDKLAGMRSTRLKKMGRPETEHYAQMEHISEELNYAREIFRALGEIPVIDVTGKAIEETAAEILHELKL
- a CDS encoding VCBS repeat-containing protein, translating into MAEEEKQGYNKNIVRKILFILLFLALGEGMESGRVWAEGVTTSPGDFLTPYGIDLPKWMATFDCAPVQRPRTKGGKTLLTPDSICYASVSDWPADPGATGQTATGITLPSGPTLHENGKTTNTLKKGEPAFDTDIVLDSLLTNGIVGHFDSDVFPDRLIVNYNNPEDPVFAVILKVLGSDGLGGKGPSSSFGGTESGGNMRPLGGDSVLYKDLNEDGLGDLTLVLSATGPDQTVVKIVTFLSKLNGSFFSSPRTLAKTWGAGSGPPSFDLGTLAVADFDQDRSADMALLLRVGSSGQGRVFLVYGEGDGTGDRKDFDIGKVDYLLPDHTNPSAIRAGDFDLDGRPDLAVLLEGPMSPGVQILYNEPNNTLSPGPLLTRTNFPAVTRPHGLAVGDINFDLRPDVVFGEGLSPPGEKNRVYYAFNRHGSPTGGPEFSPVQSMEIGGFVRDIALYNIDACGNKDVMVLMQPTTETTRLAVFPTKIDLGVTMEKETYEATAGTPVVLSATAQTRFKLVTPAFRWGQIDGPAEGRFLNSTGNSATFIPPVAGTYQIGVGVSAKPAREKYGETSIGCPSPKAKGVVTVVAAEGTGDTAGGLTETAVFSSAGQAVLPGSRACFYCGVPKTGISECLVEQVEGLAVDVECTGPICCFDVPDENGETISFEVSAVGKDGSITPFSNPGTESLEADETALLALEADESEEETETGDTMSFLIDEDASLTDVTAEIADYTEEVFSGGETSYSLTGACASSVEGVELSALWYSEDEDDLVVEDPSATSTSYVKLLKGSTGLSLLCTASDGTTDSTLISEPKTVTITGVVNSVGGGGGCSLAQNGEGMAGGVVMAIFVLGLFIFRRLSARSVRLALLLAILLCLNLAGSFYSLGADENSMAAPGSGGFGGLGSCSPFSGFNGSTFGGSVTDDDSTAEEEGSGGEFSDGPVDIPVSIAKGMEPVDATLIEGINRIGGGGATLVRPKHATTGRLIIRLHDFATEPDTAVIAANTADTSKTVTIVADANGGGDIDVSSIGDEGDTFAVQTFLNDEGSAPIFITIQQATSFGTSFSNPITNIADAIDEEVDFAPNPDPNFGHAGQTTFTTVDGNGNQTMGIINTEGGLPLKLAVDSTVTIFNSQQWFSDGSAFVYVADNLMVHEFFPDTGTDFIVESLTGDAVHGQVLGREVMVCKDDNTIIQFEKRGSGEAFVIRRYLSETGVLGTGMGHSIANATILSAACSYDSSFAIVFVEEEDLNRAYRFDTATMVNPTVLFETGRPFRKPRMLRDDSGFAYLIDELGGVRQIHHYDLATRIDIALTADPDYANKSPTIPITNDMVIYDKELPEGTQLFAVNLSEPQVETQLTFGEPHFKPVASDLENIITCQHYVHGVTQVTVIPLDFFDL
- the nadD gene encoding nicotinate (nicotinamide) nucleotide adenylyltransferase; the protein is MTRVATNGPKGPQVKIALFGGSFNPPHLAHRQVVEYLKDLPDFDAVWIVPTFDHPFQKELASYPHRRRMCELDFAGLGPKVKISDIEKELKARPSYMINTLRALKKKNPDCQFAVVVGSDCREEMAEWKDPEALKREAAFLFVPRPGFENSPFMDISSSRIRELIKAGKPVTKYLAPEVVEYIEKNGLYKTWVCI